The genomic region GCTTATTTATTTCCGGCTTAATAATAAAATCAAGAAGACACCAATCGTAAACTTCTTGAATTGTTAGTTCTGAAAAAAGTGGAAGTGTCTCTATGATAATACCAACAAATTTATCACTTTGGGGAAGATAAAATTCTGCATAAAGTTTATTTTTATCATTGAATTCGTATTTTGGACCTTGTGTATAATCAGGATCGAAAGGAATCGGAGCTTCTCCTGTAGTTATAAAACATGTTGAAGGAAAATCCCATGTTTCATCTTTGTTAGTATTCAAGCTATCTAAATAGACTTTTTTAAGAATAGCAGTGTTTATTTGTTTCCAGTAAGCATTTCCATTCAAAATACAATCTTTTGATGCAAACAGGCAATAAGAAATAAAAGAGAAAACCTTTTCATCAAGAATATTAAAAGCTGTTTGTTTAATAAACTTGAGTAAGGCTACATCTTCTTTTATTTTGGTAATATCTATATTATTTTTCTTAGCCTCTTTCACAATAAAAGAGGCTAACTCTTCTTGCTCTGCTATCTTTTCTTGACCCATATTATGAATACTAAAAGCTTCATACATGCTCCAATTAAGCATATATTCTAATATTGTTACCTCTCTTTCACTTTTTTTTATCTTTTCAAAATATATATTAGCAGGTATTTTCATATATTCTGTATAATCACTTCCATTAGGCCGACCATAATTATATATGTTTCTCATAACAGTTGCTGACATTTCTTTTAATAAATCATTCATTTTACTTCTCCTCATATTTAATATTTTTACGCAATATATCGTGCTTGATATTTTGCAGTATCTACTTCAATGTATGACAAAGCTTGTTCCACCGTCATACCCTCATCCGCAAGCGAAGGACTCTTTTTACCGGTTTTGTTGTCGATAAACCGGCACTCGCTGTCCAGAATGTAGTAGGCATTCGTCATTGCTTCATTATCCTCTGCAACGATATTCTCACCGAAAGAGCCGGCGGTTTTGTGCCGCAGTACAAAGGAATTAAAATCGGCTTTAGTAATCAGCAGATCTTCATAATCATTTTTAAGCTGTGTATTCGGCTTCAACACTTGGAAGAGCTTTATTCTGTCAGGCTGTACGGCTTCGTAAAAGTGGGTAAAATCCTCATGCACATTCAACTTACTGACCACCGTATTTATCTTTAACCGAATACCGTGTGATTTGATTGCAGCGCACAGCTGTTCGTATTCGCTTCTTGTAATAACATGCCCCTTACAGCATCTGCCGATTGCTGCATTCGTTCTTTTGTCTAAAGAATCGACACTGATACCGATGCACGATAATAGCGGATAGATAGCTTCAAATTGCTGCGCATTATGGATGAGATTAAAACCGTTTGTTACGATTGAGCAGTCGAACCCTGCGTGATAAGCATCACGGACAAGCGGGATGAGTAATGGAGATACGGTCGGCTCTCCGCCGACAAAGTTAATCCTTTGAAAGGAGCCTGTAAGCTTTTTAAGCACAACCATATAATCTTTCCGCGTTAACGAAAGACTATTGTGCATAAAACAATACCGGCACTTAAAATTGCACGCTGCAGTAAAGTGCCAATTAACAGTGAGACAATGAGTCGTTTGCATTTTTGACCTCCAAAAACATTGCATAACACTACTAACATTGTCTTTGAAATCAAAAATGTATTTTTACTATAGTGATACCGGATGTTTTTGTCAAGAATACAATTTTAAGGCTTACATTTCTTTATGATATAGTTTAAAAATGTATGTATGTACATTGATGCCCATCTCCATCCTGCAGATTATTTTGATATGTGCGCCTCTGTAGGCGGTGCCGGAAATGTAGACGAACCGTTTGCGTATCCGGCATCGCTTTGCTGTTCGGCGCATGATCATACCGAATATGAACGGCACCGTCGCCTC from Treponema vincentii harbors:
- a CDS encoding viperin family antiviral radical SAM protein, which gives rise to MQTTHCLTVNWHFTAACNFKCRYCFMHNSLSLTRKDYMVVLKKLTGSFQRINFVGGEPTVSPLLIPLVRDAYHAGFDCSIVTNGFNLIHNAQQFEAIYPLLSCIGISVDSLDKRTNAAIGRCCKGHVITRSEYEQLCAAIKSHGIRLKINTVVSKLNVHEDFTHFYEAVQPDRIKLFQVLKPNTQLKNDYEDLLITKADFNSFVLRHKTAGSFGENIVAEDNEAMTNAYYILDSECRFIDNKTGKKSPSLADEGMTVEQALSYIEVDTAKYQARYIA